The following coding sequences are from one Burkholderia stabilis window:
- a CDS encoding SDR family oxidoreductase: MSVSQKFAAVTGAGTGIGRAAAIALAGAGFTVALIGRREESLRETQEAIRIAGGNAHVFPADVTDEASVDRAFAQITQQFGRLDVLFNNAGRNAPAVPLDEYDFGVWNDVVATNLTGVFLCARAAWRLMKAQTPQGGRIINNGSISAHAPRPDTIAYTATKHAVTGITKSLALDGRAYNIACGQIDIGNAATSLTERMTQGVPQADGSLAPEARMDVAHVANAIVQMASLPLDTNILTMTIMATAMPFVGRG, encoded by the coding sequence ATGTCTGTCTCGCAGAAATTCGCAGCCGTCACGGGCGCCGGAACCGGCATCGGCCGGGCGGCGGCCATCGCGCTCGCCGGCGCCGGATTCACCGTCGCGCTGATCGGACGCCGGGAAGAATCGTTACGCGAAACGCAGGAGGCGATCCGCATCGCCGGCGGCAACGCGCACGTATTTCCTGCCGACGTCACCGACGAAGCATCGGTCGATCGCGCGTTCGCGCAGATCACGCAGCAGTTCGGCCGGCTGGACGTCCTGTTCAACAATGCCGGACGCAACGCCCCCGCCGTTCCCCTCGACGAATACGACTTCGGCGTGTGGAACGACGTCGTCGCGACGAACCTGACCGGCGTCTTTCTGTGTGCGCGGGCCGCGTGGCGGCTGATGAAAGCGCAAACGCCGCAGGGCGGCCGGATCATCAACAACGGCTCGATCTCGGCGCACGCGCCGCGCCCCGACACGATCGCGTACACGGCCACCAAGCACGCTGTGACCGGGATCACGAAATCGCTGGCGCTGGACGGCCGCGCATACAACATCGCCTGCGGCCAGATCGACATCGGCAACGCGGCGACGTCGCTCACGGAACGGATGACGCAAGGCGTGCCGCAAGCGGACGGCAGCCTCGCGCCCGAAGCGCGCATGGACGTCGCGCACGTCGCGAACGCAATCGTCCAGATGGCCAGCCTTCCGCTGGACACGAACATCCTGACGATGACGATCATGGCGACCGCGATGCCTTTCGTGGGCCGCGGATAA
- a CDS encoding porin, producing MKKHVIFAAALAAFAAPAFAQNSVTLYGLIDEGFNYTNNVNVNGVGKTNYQLASGYAQGSRWGLKGSEDLGGGLKAIFTLENGFDVNNGRLGQGGRMFGRQAFVGLSAPRFGTLTFGRQYDSVVDYLAPLTANGNWGGTLFSHPFDNDNTDNSFRVNNTVKYASPDWNGLTFGGTYSFSNSTGFSNNRQYSIGAQYSLAGLQVAAAYLQANNPGVGSAGAIAADDANFVADRLRIFGGGINYTFGPATVGFVYTKTDVKNPVSTVYLPASTFAGLGLTATKFQNFEINGKYQLTPDFYLGAQYVYTDGKFDAAAGSFKPKYHTVGLMADYSLSKRTDVYLQGAWQKVAGDKTGTAADGGYVVGTDGPSSSSNQFAVRAAIRHKF from the coding sequence ATGAAGAAGCACGTCATTTTTGCCGCTGCGCTGGCCGCTTTCGCCGCGCCGGCCTTTGCCCAGAACAGCGTGACGCTGTACGGCCTGATCGACGAAGGCTTCAATTACACGAACAACGTCAACGTCAATGGGGTCGGAAAAACGAATTACCAGCTCGCGAGCGGGTATGCGCAGGGCAGCCGCTGGGGCCTGAAGGGCAGCGAGGATCTCGGCGGCGGGCTCAAGGCGATCTTCACGCTGGAAAACGGTTTTGACGTGAACAACGGCCGGCTCGGCCAGGGCGGCCGCATGTTCGGCCGCCAGGCGTTCGTCGGGCTCTCCGCGCCGCGCTTCGGCACGTTGACCTTCGGCCGCCAGTACGACTCGGTCGTCGACTACCTCGCGCCGCTGACCGCGAACGGCAATTGGGGCGGCACGCTGTTCTCGCACCCGTTCGACAACGACAACACGGACAACTCGTTCCGCGTCAACAACACGGTCAAGTACGCGAGCCCCGACTGGAACGGGCTGACCTTCGGCGGCACGTACAGCTTCAGCAACAGCACGGGCTTCTCGAACAATCGCCAGTACAGCATCGGCGCGCAGTATTCGCTGGCCGGGCTGCAGGTCGCGGCCGCCTACCTGCAGGCGAACAATCCGGGCGTCGGCAGCGCGGGCGCGATCGCGGCCGACGATGCGAACTTCGTCGCCGATCGCCTGCGCATCTTCGGCGGCGGGATCAACTACACGTTCGGCCCGGCCACGGTCGGTTTCGTCTATACGAAGACGGACGTGAAGAATCCGGTGTCGACCGTCTACCTGCCGGCTTCGACGTTCGCCGGCCTCGGGCTGACCGCGACGAAGTTCCAGAACTTCGAAATCAACGGCAAGTACCAGCTCACGCCCGATTTCTATCTCGGCGCGCAGTACGTGTACACGGACGGCAAGTTCGATGCCGCCGCCGGCTCGTTCAAGCCGAAGTACCACACGGTCGGCCTGATGGCCGACTACAGCCTGTCCAAGCGCACCGACGTCTATCTGCAGGGCGCATGGCAGAAGGTCGCCGGCGACAAGACCGGCACGGCCGCCGACGGCGGCTACGTCGTCGGGACGGACGGCCCGTCGTCGTCGTCGAACCAGTTCGCGGTGCGCGCCGCGATCCGCCACAAGTTCTGA
- a CDS encoding aldo/keto reductase codes for MDTRQLGRTGPQVSAIALGCMGMSDFYGPADRDESIATLHAALDHGITMLDTGDFYGMGDNEMLIRDALRGRARDQVLISVKFGALRDPVGGFAGYDARPDAIRNFVAYSLKRLGTDYIDIYRPSRVDPAVPIEETVGAIADLVKAGYVRHIGLSEASADTIRRAAAVAPISDLQIEYSLLSRGIEAEILPACRELGIGVTAYGVLSRGLLGGRWNTARQGERDFRAASPRFQGENLTHNLALVDALRTIADEKGSNPAQVAIAWALSRGGDIVPLIGARKRTQLQDALQAPELQLTVNDIARIEAAVPAGAAAGERYPAAQMAHLDSEQARG; via the coding sequence ATGGACACGCGTCAACTGGGCCGCACGGGCCCGCAGGTTTCGGCGATCGCGCTCGGCTGCATGGGGATGTCGGATTTCTACGGGCCGGCCGACCGCGACGAAAGCATCGCGACGCTGCACGCGGCGCTCGACCACGGGATCACGATGCTCGACACCGGCGATTTCTACGGAATGGGCGACAACGAGATGCTGATCCGCGACGCGCTGCGCGGCCGTGCGCGCGACCAGGTGCTGATCAGCGTGAAGTTCGGCGCGCTGCGCGATCCGGTCGGCGGGTTTGCCGGCTACGACGCGCGGCCCGACGCGATCCGGAACTTCGTCGCGTATTCGCTGAAGCGGCTCGGCACCGACTACATCGACATCTACCGGCCGTCGCGCGTCGATCCGGCGGTGCCGATCGAGGAGACGGTCGGCGCGATCGCCGATCTCGTGAAGGCCGGCTACGTGCGCCACATCGGCCTGTCGGAAGCCAGCGCCGACACGATCCGCCGCGCGGCGGCCGTCGCGCCGATCTCCGACCTGCAGATCGAGTATTCGCTGCTGTCGCGCGGCATCGAGGCGGAGATCCTGCCCGCGTGCCGCGAACTCGGCATCGGCGTGACGGCCTATGGCGTGCTGTCGCGCGGGTTGCTGGGCGGGCGCTGGAACACCGCTCGGCAGGGCGAGCGCGATTTCCGCGCGGCGAGCCCGCGCTTCCAGGGCGAGAACCTCACGCACAACCTCGCGCTCGTCGATGCGCTGCGGACGATCGCCGACGAGAAGGGCAGCAATCCGGCCCAGGTCGCGATTGCGTGGGCATTGTCGCGCGGCGGCGACATCGTGCCGCTGATCGGCGCGCGCAAGCGCACGCAGCTCCAGGACGCATTGCAGGCCCCTGAGTTGCAACTAACGGTCAATGACATCGCTCGCATCGAAGCGGCGGTTCCCGCCGGGGCGGCTGCCGGCGAGCGTTATCCGGCCGCGCAGATGGCGCACCTCGACAGCGAGCAGGCGAGGGGGTGA
- a CDS encoding alpha/beta hydrolase encodes MRRLALPFAVALIAGSITTARATPAAPTVSPASSPPAVVQAAPPAQEASVNPGSSIVLRAFRSASLKRDWSYTVYLPPGYNPEGARYPVMYLLHGNAGNANDWVTQGRLQATADTLIERREIPPVVIVMPQGGTDWYVDRKEKMQSAFLNDLLPEVEAHFAVSNQRAGRAIGGVSMGGFGALRFSLLEPGLFCGAMLLSPAIYANEPPLNSAARYVGVFGERQFDSRVWHELNYPALMRGYFARSWRVPMFIAAGDDDLTIQAESSVLYTHLRRAQNPAELRIVDGGHTWDVWRGLLGQGLKYALECVK; translated from the coding sequence ATGCGCCGACTCGCCCTTCCGTTCGCCGTCGCCCTGATCGCCGGCTCCATCACCACCGCCCGTGCCACGCCGGCCGCGCCGACGGTATCGCCCGCGTCGTCTCCGCCGGCGGTCGTCCAGGCCGCGCCGCCCGCCCAGGAGGCTTCCGTCAATCCGGGCAGCAGCATCGTGCTGCGCGCGTTCCGCTCGGCGTCGCTGAAGCGCGACTGGTCGTACACGGTCTACCTGCCGCCCGGCTACAACCCGGAAGGCGCGCGCTACCCGGTGATGTACCTGCTGCACGGCAATGCCGGCAACGCGAACGACTGGGTCACGCAAGGCCGGCTGCAGGCTACCGCCGACACGCTGATCGAGCGCCGCGAGATTCCGCCGGTCGTGATCGTGATGCCGCAGGGCGGCACCGACTGGTACGTCGACCGCAAGGAGAAGATGCAGAGCGCGTTCCTCAACGACCTGCTGCCCGAAGTCGAAGCGCACTTCGCGGTGTCGAACCAGCGCGCCGGCCGCGCGATCGGCGGCGTATCGATGGGCGGCTTCGGCGCGCTGCGCTTCTCGCTGCTCGAACCGGGGCTGTTCTGCGGCGCGATGCTGCTGAGCCCCGCGATCTATGCGAACGAGCCGCCGCTCAATTCCGCCGCGCGCTATGTCGGCGTGTTCGGCGAGCGGCAGTTCGACTCGCGCGTGTGGCACGAGCTCAACTACCCGGCGCTGATGCGCGGTTATTTCGCGCGCAGCTGGCGCGTGCCGATGTTCATCGCGGCCGGCGACGACGACCTGACGATCCAGGCGGAATCGAGTGTGCTGTACACCCACCTGCGCCGCGCGCAGAACCCGGCCGAGCTGCGCATCGTCGACGGCGGGCATACGTGGGACGTGTGGCGCGGGCTGCTCGGGCAGGGATTGAAGTACGCGCTCGAATGCGTGAAGTGA
- a CDS encoding LysR family transcriptional regulator, producing the protein MDHLQAMRIFARVAHLGSFTKAAEQLQLPRPTVSNAVQYLEKHLKIRLLQRTTRRVALTAEGATYYERCVRLLADLDDVETLFEDAAASPRGVIRVDLPERFAVNQVIPALPDFHARYPDLRVAISTTDRFVDLVADGIDCAVRVGVLSDTSLVARRIGEMTQINCASPAYLARHGTPRSPDELPDHVAVGYFSSRTGRELDWEFADMDSGELHAVKMHSVVSVNSSQAYLACCLAGLGMVQVPRDGLAPLLADGSLVEVLPEWNAAPLPVSVVFPYGRHLAPRVRIFVDWLAATLGGTHRAD; encoded by the coding sequence ATGGACCATCTGCAAGCAATGCGCATCTTCGCGCGCGTCGCCCATCTCGGCAGCTTCACGAAAGCGGCCGAGCAGTTGCAACTGCCGCGTCCGACGGTCAGCAACGCCGTCCAGTATCTGGAAAAGCACCTGAAGATCCGCCTGTTGCAGCGCACGACGCGGCGCGTCGCGCTGACGGCCGAGGGCGCGACCTATTACGAGCGCTGCGTGCGATTGCTGGCCGATCTCGACGATGTGGAAACGCTGTTCGAGGACGCCGCCGCGTCGCCGCGCGGCGTGATCCGCGTCGATCTGCCCGAACGCTTCGCGGTGAACCAGGTGATTCCCGCGCTGCCTGATTTCCACGCGCGCTACCCCGACCTGCGCGTCGCGATCAGCACGACCGACCGCTTCGTCGATCTCGTCGCGGACGGCATCGATTGCGCGGTGCGGGTCGGCGTGCTGTCCGACACGTCGCTCGTCGCGCGGCGCATCGGCGAGATGACGCAGATCAACTGCGCGTCGCCCGCGTATCTCGCGCGCCACGGCACGCCGCGCTCGCCCGACGAATTACCCGACCACGTCGCGGTCGGCTATTTCTCGAGCCGCACGGGCCGCGAACTGGACTGGGAATTTGCGGACATGGATTCGGGCGAGCTGCACGCGGTGAAGATGCACAGCGTCGTGTCGGTCAACAGCTCGCAGGCGTATCTCGCGTGCTGCCTGGCCGGCCTCGGGATGGTCCAGGTGCCGCGCGACGGGCTCGCACCGCTGCTCGCCGACGGCTCGCTGGTCGAAGTGCTGCCCGAATGGAATGCAGCGCCGCTGCCCGTGTCGGTGGTGTTCCCGTACGGCCGGCATCTTGCGCCGCGCGTGCGGATCTTCGTCGACTGGCTCGCGGCAACGCTCGGCGGCACGCACCGGGCGGACTGA
- a CDS encoding FAD-dependent monooxygenase, which produces MQTNLKIAIVGAGIGGLTLALALREHGIDAQLYEQTDALREVGAAVALSANATRFYERMGLRDAFDAVCADIPGLVYRDGRSGAVIGHHRGEPDYRRQFGGAYWGVHRADLQAVLSKAVGLDCIHLGHRLIDLAQHLDRVTLAFDNGARIEADLVIGADGARSITRRWMLGYDDALYSGCSGFRGVVPADRMDLLPDPDTIQFWVGPHGHLLHYPIGDDGDQNFLLVERHPSPWPSRDWVMPSEEGEQLRLFGDWHPAVVQMITAVPISQRWGLFHRPPLGRWSRGRVTLIGDAAHALVPHHGQGANQSIEDAVVLAAQLAKAGPRNWREAQEGYERLRRGRTRKVQYASISAADVLHLPDGPAAQARNARLAERGSVLHHLDWIHDFDALADEPDERQGGTWL; this is translated from the coding sequence ATGCAGACGAACCTGAAGATTGCGATCGTCGGCGCCGGAATCGGCGGCCTGACGCTCGCGCTCGCGCTGCGCGAGCACGGCATCGACGCGCAGCTCTACGAGCAGACCGACGCATTGCGCGAAGTCGGCGCGGCCGTCGCGCTGTCGGCCAATGCGACGCGCTTCTACGAGCGCATGGGGTTGCGCGATGCGTTCGACGCGGTTTGCGCGGACATCCCGGGCCTCGTCTATCGCGACGGGCGCAGTGGCGCGGTGATCGGCCATCATCGCGGCGAGCCCGACTATCGCCGGCAATTCGGCGGCGCGTACTGGGGCGTGCATCGCGCGGATCTGCAGGCCGTGCTGTCGAAAGCGGTGGGCCTCGACTGCATCCATCTCGGCCACCGGCTGATCGATCTCGCGCAGCATCTCGATCGCGTCACGCTCGCGTTCGACAACGGCGCGCGCATCGAAGCCGATCTCGTGATCGGCGCGGACGGCGCGCGTTCGATCACGCGGCGCTGGATGCTCGGCTACGACGATGCACTGTATTCGGGCTGCTCGGGTTTTCGCGGCGTGGTGCCGGCCGACCGCATGGACCTGTTGCCCGATCCTGACACGATCCAGTTCTGGGTCGGGCCGCACGGGCATTTGCTGCACTATCCGATCGGCGACGACGGCGACCAGAATTTCCTGCTGGTCGAGCGTCACCCGTCGCCGTGGCCGTCGCGCGACTGGGTCATGCCGTCGGAAGAGGGCGAGCAACTGCGCCTGTTCGGCGACTGGCATCCGGCGGTGGTGCAGATGATCACCGCGGTGCCGATCAGCCAGCGCTGGGGGCTGTTCCATCGTCCGCCGCTCGGCCGCTGGAGCCGCGGGCGCGTGACGCTGATCGGCGATGCCGCGCATGCGCTGGTGCCGCACCACGGGCAGGGCGCGAACCAGTCGATCGAGGATGCGGTGGTATTGGCGGCGCAACTGGCGAAGGCCGGGCCGCGCAACTGGCGCGAAGCGCAGGAAGGCTACGAGCGTCTGCGTCGCGGCCGCACGCGCAAGGTGCAGTACGCGTCGATCTCCGCGGCCGACGTGCTGCACCTGCCCGACGGGCCGGCCGCGCAGGCGCGCAATGCGCGTCTTGCCGAGCGCGGCAGCGTGCTGCATCACCTGGACTGGATTCACGATTTCGATGCGCTCGCCGACGAGCCGGACGAGCGTCAGGGCGGCACGTGGCTTTGA
- a CDS encoding LysR family transcriptional regulator: MELSDIDLNLLLLFQRLMQERRVSSVAEQMNMSQPGVSNALAKLRRRLGDPLFVRGPGGVVPTPFALRLAEPVSHALATLHAALNPETGFDPLRATRTLTIGMTDIGEVVFLPALLEHLSQAAPGIALNTVRDTSVNLSDEMADGRVDLAIGLLPQLKGGFYQRRLFDQRYVCLFRRGHPLEDAPLTVDAWCNAGHLVVVSAGTGHGQVDEWLRRRRVKRQVRLTVPHFMSVGYILQRTDLIATVPEHLALQLAAPFSLGWRALPVPLPGAPIHMLWHTRVNQDEGNRWLRGVVVDLFADTGARVRKTAPGRKQ; the protein is encoded by the coding sequence ATGGAACTGAGCGATATCGACCTCAACCTGCTGCTGCTTTTCCAGCGGCTGATGCAGGAGCGGCGCGTATCGAGCGTCGCCGAGCAGATGAACATGAGCCAGCCGGGCGTCAGCAATGCGCTCGCGAAGCTGCGCCGCCGGCTCGGCGATCCGCTGTTCGTGCGCGGGCCGGGCGGCGTGGTGCCGACGCCGTTCGCGCTGCGGCTCGCGGAACCCGTTTCGCATGCGCTCGCGACGCTGCATGCCGCGCTCAATCCCGAGACCGGTTTCGATCCGCTGCGCGCCACGCGCACGCTGACGATCGGCATGACCGATATCGGCGAAGTCGTGTTCCTGCCCGCGCTGCTCGAACACCTGTCGCAAGCGGCGCCGGGCATCGCGCTCAATACCGTTCGCGACACGAGCGTCAACCTGAGCGACGAAATGGCCGACGGCCGCGTCGATCTCGCGATCGGCCTGCTGCCGCAACTCAAGGGCGGGTTCTATCAGCGCCGGCTGTTCGATCAGCGTTACGTGTGCCTGTTCAGGCGCGGGCATCCGCTCGAGGACGCGCCGCTGACGGTCGATGCGTGGTGCAATGCCGGGCACCTGGTCGTGGTGTCGGCCGGCACCGGCCACGGGCAGGTGGACGAATGGCTGAGACGGCGCCGCGTGAAACGCCAGGTGCGGCTGACGGTGCCGCATTTCATGAGCGTGGGCTACATCCTGCAGCGCACCGACCTGATCGCGACCGTGCCGGAGCATCTCGCGCTGCAACTCGCCGCGCCGTTCTCGCTCGGCTGGCGCGCGTTGCCCGTCCCGCTGCCGGGCGCGCCGATTCATATGCTCTGGCATACGCGGGTCAATCAGGACGAAGGCAACCGGTGGTTGCGCGGCGTGGTGGTCGACCTGTTCGCGGACACCGGCGCGCGGGTGCGGAAGACCGCGCCCGGGCGGAAGCAATAG
- a CDS encoding OpgC domain-containing protein, whose product MTAPARAGRYAELDFFRGLVLLVIVVDHIGGSILSRVTLHAYALCDAAEVFVFLGGFATAIAYNSLAERHDEAAARQRFIRRAFEIYRAFLVTAGLMLLITAALNALAIDGPNMPTNDLDGLLHKPLAALRDILLFRRQPYLASVLPMYAFFALLVPLALPLARTQPWLMLAFSGSLWYAAPHVARFLPTVEGAPWDFNPFAWQFLFVLGVIARCQPVYQTLAPKPQGWLLTAVSLAIVAAGAYYRLRIEPFPTDPSIKQNLGALRLANFLAIAWLAAKLVHLGWMKKVAHAMPWIGTIGRQGLLCFVAGTGISLAVDSVLYQATEGYLNVPLGLAADVVAIGLLYLVAKLYGPLVARLPFRSRR is encoded by the coding sequence ATGACCGCGCCTGCCCGGGCCGGCCGTTACGCCGAACTCGATTTCTTCCGCGGCCTCGTGCTGCTCGTCATCGTCGTCGACCACATCGGCGGCAGCATCCTGTCGCGCGTGACGCTGCACGCGTACGCGCTGTGCGACGCGGCCGAGGTATTCGTGTTCCTCGGCGGCTTCGCGACCGCGATCGCGTACAACTCGCTCGCCGAGCGGCACGACGAAGCCGCCGCGCGCCAGCGCTTCATCCGGCGCGCGTTCGAGATCTACCGCGCGTTCCTCGTGACGGCCGGCCTGATGCTGCTGATCACGGCCGCGCTGAACGCGCTCGCGATCGACGGCCCGAACATGCCGACCAACGACCTCGACGGCCTGCTCCACAAGCCGCTCGCCGCGCTGCGCGACATCCTGCTGTTCCGCCGCCAGCCGTACCTCGCGTCGGTGCTGCCGATGTACGCGTTCTTCGCGCTGCTCGTCCCGCTCGCGTTACCGCTCGCGCGCACGCAGCCGTGGCTGATGCTCGCATTCAGCGGGTCGCTCTGGTACGCGGCGCCGCACGTCGCGCGCTTCCTGCCGACCGTCGAAGGCGCGCCGTGGGACTTCAATCCGTTCGCGTGGCAGTTCCTGTTCGTGCTCGGCGTGATCGCGCGCTGCCAGCCCGTCTACCAGACGCTCGCGCCCAAGCCGCAGGGCTGGCTGCTGACGGCGGTCTCGCTCGCGATCGTCGCGGCCGGCGCTTACTACCGGCTGCGCATCGAGCCGTTCCCGACCGATCCGTCGATCAAACAGAACCTCGGCGCGCTGCGGCTCGCGAACTTCCTCGCGATCGCGTGGCTCGCGGCCAAGCTCGTGCACCTGGGCTGGATGAAGAAAGTCGCGCACGCGATGCCGTGGATCGGCACGATCGGCCGGCAGGGGCTGCTGTGCTTCGTCGCCGGCACCGGCATCTCGCTCGCGGTCGATTCGGTGCTCTACCAGGCGACCGAAGGCTATCTCAACGTGCCGCTCGGCCTGGCCGCCGACGTCGTCGCGATAGGCCTGCTGTATCTCGTTGCCAAACTTTACGGGCCGCTCGTCGCGCGGCTGCCGTTCCGTTCGCGGCGATGA